The sequence AGGGAGATCCGTCGGGCCACTTCGTCGAGAGCGAGGTCGCGGAGCTGCGCGCGATGGGCCACGCGGTCCACGTCCTCCGCCCCTCCGCGGGCGGCGCGTTCGGCTGGCCCGGCGTCGCGGTGCGGCTGAAGGAGCGGCCCCTCCGCGCGTTCGAGGCCGGCGCGTGGATCGCGAGGGCCTCCGCGGAGCTGCGCCTCGCGCGGCCCGATCGCGTCATCGCGCACTGGGCGGTGCCGTGCGCGTTCCCGATCGCGCTCGGGGCGGGGCCGCAGCTCGAGGTCGTCTCGCACGGCGGCGACGTCCGGCTCCTCAGCCGCGCGCCGGGGCGGAGCGGCATCGTCCTGCGCATCCTCGAGCGCGCGCTCCGCTGGCGCTTCGTCTCCGAGGAGCTGCGCGAGACGCTCGCCGCGTCGCTGCCGCTGGAGCTCGCGCTCCGCCTCCGCGCCGCGAGCACGATCGTCCCGGGCGCGCTCGACGTCCCCGACGTCCTCGCCGACGCGCGGGCGAAGCGGAGCACGATCGGACCGCGCCGCCTCTACGTCTGCGCGGGCCGCCTCGTCGCGAGCAAGCGCGTCGACAAGGTGATCGACTACGTCGCGTCGTCGATGTTGCGTGACGAGCGCGTGCTCGTCGTCCTCGGCGACGGGCCGGAGCGCGCGCACCTCGAGCGCCTCGCGCGCGAGTGGCCGATCGACGCCCGCTTCCTCGGCAAGACGTCGCGCCGCGAGGCGCTCGCCTGGATCGGCGCGGCCGACGAGCTCGTGCACGCCTCGCGCGCGGAGGGGCTCTCCACCGTCATCCGCGAGGCCGGCCTCCTCGGCGTGCCGGTGACGATCCTGTCGTGAGCGCGCCGAGCTCGAGTATGTTGCGATCGTGGACGCCGCCGTCGCGCGCAAGCTGACCGACGAGCTGCCGACTCCGCTCGCGGAGCTGGTCGCGCGCGCCCTCGCGGCGCGGAAGGGACGCGACCGGCACGACGCCGTCTTCTACCTCGGCGAGGCGACGCTCAAGCTCGCCGCGAGCCTCCGCATCGGTCGCTGGCTCGACGCGGCGCTGACGCCGGGGAGCGATCTCGCGAAGCGGCTCGAGAGCGTCGTGTTCCCTTCCCTCGGGCACTGGTGCGCCTTCTTCCGCGAGGCGGGCGGCGCGCTCGCGGCGAAGGACGATCCGCTGTTCGCGCGGGCGGCGATGAAGGAGCTCGAGAAGACGCCGCCCTCCGGGGCCGCGCTCGGCGCCTTCGCCGACGCGCTCGTGCGCTGGGACGTCGGCGACGCGGAGACGGTGAAGCGCCTCCGCCGCCGCGGCGTGCTCGGCTTCTTCGAGGCGCTCGTCATGTACCGGAACGCGGTCCTCGGACACGGCGCGCAGCGCTCGCCCGCCTTCTACGAGGAGGCGGCCGCGATCTTGTTCGACGCGCTCGCGGAGGTCCTCCGCTCGCCGGGCCTCTTCGGCGGGCTCGTGCTCGCGGTCGCGGAGCTCGACGTCGACGCGCGCGGCAAGGGCGCACGCGCGACGTGGCGCGAGCTCCGCGGGATGGTGCCGGTGCCGCTCGGCGACGACGCGAAGGACGCGCGGCCGGGCGAGCTGTATTTCCGCGGCGAGCGCGGCGCCGTCTCGGTGCATCCGTTCGTGATCCTGCTCCACGAGGACGAGGCGGTCCGCTTCGCGTTCCTGAACCGCGCGGTGGAGAAGAAGGAGCAGATCCAGCGCGCCGACTACCTCGACTACCGCACGAGCAACGTGGTCGACGACGTCGACGCGGTCGTCGCGCTCTCCGGCGTGCTCACGCGCCTCCGCGGCAAGCCCGCGAGCGCCGACGCGGTGAAGGAGCTCGCGCAGACGATCGGGCCGGCGGCGGTGGCGACGGAGGCGCGCACGGATTGGATTGGCCGCGTCGTCGCGGACAAGTATCGAATCACCGGCACGCTCGGCGAAGGCGGGATGGGCACGGTCTACGCCGCCGATCACGTCGAGCTGCCGCGCAGCTACGCGGTGAAGACGATCCTTCCGCATCTCGCGCGCAACGAGGAGCTGGTCGAGCGGTTCCGTCGTGAGGCCTTCGCCGCGGCGAAGCTGCGTCATCGCGGCATCGTCGACGTCGTCGACTTCGGCCGCGCCGACGACGGCACGGTGTACATGGTGATGGAGCGGCTCGAGGGGCGCTCGCTCGACGAGGTCTCGGAGCTCCCGGTCGATCGTGTGATCGCGATCGCGAAGGAGGTCCTCGACGCGCTCGCGGTCGCGCACGAGGCGGGGCTCGTCCATCGCGACCTCAAGCCGGCGAACCTCTTCGAGACCGCCGACGGCGGCGTGAAGGTCCTCGACTTCGGCATCGCGAAGATGACGAGCGCCGGCGACGAGCCGGAGCTGACGAGCGCCGGCGCGGTCCTCGGGACGCCGCTCTACATGGCGCCGGAGCAGGTCACGTCCTCGGCCGGCGTCGACGCGCGCGCGGATCTCTACTCGCTCGGCGCGACGCTCTATCGCCTCCTCACCGGCACGACACCGGCGGCGACCGCGAGCATGCACCTCGTCGTCGCGAAGGTCGCAGCCGGCGACATCGAGCGCGACGCGCGCAAGAAGCGCCCCGACGTCCCCGCCACGCTCGCACGCACGATCGCACGCGCGCTCGCAAAGGCCCCCGCCGACCGCTTCGCGTCCGCGAAGGAGATGCGCGCCGCGCTCGACCACGCCGACGACGCAGCCGCCACGAAGGAGACGCGCGCGCTCGGCGAGGACGACGCACGCGCCACGAAGGAGACGCGCGCGCTCGGCCACGAGGACGAAACCGCAGACGTGGAGCTGCCCGGCCCCGTGACGCGCGGCGCGACGGAGCGCGCTCCGAACGACTCGGCGCCGCCTGGACCGGTGACGCGCGGCGCGAGCGAGCGCGCTCCCGGTGAGTCGGCGACGGGCGAGCCGGTGAGGCGCATCGCGCTCGTCGTCGTCGCGTTGCTCGTGCCGGTGCTCGGGTTCATGCTCCTCCGCAAGCACGCGACCGATCCGGCGCCGCCGCCGATCCCGGGACCGCCGCCGCCGGCGCCCGCGCCGGTCGATGCATCCGTCGACGCCGCGCCGCCGCTCGAGACCGGCCCGCTCTCCGCG is a genomic window of Labilithrix sp. containing:
- a CDS encoding glycosyltransferase — its product is MRIAVVTTSYPSHEGDPSGHFVESEVAELRAMGHAVHVLRPSAGGAFGWPGVAVRLKERPLRAFEAGAWIARASAELRLARPDRVIAHWAVPCAFPIALGAGPQLEVVSHGGDVRLLSRAPGRSGIVLRILERALRWRFVSEELRETLAASLPLELALRLRAASTIVPGALDVPDVLADARAKRSTIGPRRLYVCAGRLVASKRVDKVIDYVASSMLRDERVLVVLGDGPERAHLERLAREWPIDARFLGKTSRREALAWIGAADELVHASRAEGLSTVIREAGLLGVPVTILS
- a CDS encoding protein kinase; protein product: MDAAVARKLTDELPTPLAELVARALAARKGRDRHDAVFYLGEATLKLAASLRIGRWLDAALTPGSDLAKRLESVVFPSLGHWCAFFREAGGALAAKDDPLFARAAMKELEKTPPSGAALGAFADALVRWDVGDAETVKRLRRRGVLGFFEALVMYRNAVLGHGAQRSPAFYEEAAAILFDALAEVLRSPGLFGGLVLAVAELDVDARGKGARATWRELRGMVPVPLGDDAKDARPGELYFRGERGAVSVHPFVILLHEDEAVRFAFLNRAVEKKEQIQRADYLDYRTSNVVDDVDAVVALSGVLTRLRGKPASADAVKELAQTIGPAAVATEARTDWIGRVVADKYRITGTLGEGGMGTVYAADHVELPRSYAVKTILPHLARNEELVERFRREAFAAAKLRHRGIVDVVDFGRADDGTVYMVMERLEGRSLDEVSELPVDRVIAIAKEVLDALAVAHEAGLVHRDLKPANLFETADGGVKVLDFGIAKMTSAGDEPELTSAGAVLGTPLYMAPEQVTSSAGVDARADLYSLGATLYRLLTGTTPAATASMHLVVAKVAAGDIERDARKKRPDVPATLARTIARALAKAPADRFASAKEMRAALDHADDAAATKETRALGEDDARATKETRALGHEDETADVELPGPVTRGATERAPNDSAPPGPVTRGASERAPGESATGEPVRRIALVVVALLVPVLGFMLLRKHATDPAPPPIPGPPPPAPAPVDASVDAAPPLETGPLSAEAIHKRYAASVVYLDLVDGKGEPSAGTGFVVDRHGLIATPSHVVDPKTKVKVLFKNGAEVDKTSMVLFAEDKTLTLLRADVAHPSAGTVPELTPLPIASSDDLELGARLVSLGYPGTKELALREGVMSSKRPLPKYDWFGATLPIQMGEGGAPVLDADGRVVGMVAAMTKTEALVLPASAFRGAVTREAAR